The Sporomusaceae bacterium genomic sequence ACCTCGCCGTCCTTGTCGCTCGCGTGGCGGCCGAGCGCGAGTGCGCTCATCCCCGCCCCCACGGCCACCGGCGTATTCGGCATCACCCGGATAACCGGCGTCTCCGGCAGCTTATCCTCCAGCGTCGCCAGCGTAACCCCCGCGGCCACCGAAACGACCAGCGTCGTCTTCGCCACCGCCGGCGAAAGCACCGTCAGCACCTCGCCGATAACCTGCGGCTTCACCGTCAAAAACAGCACATCCGCCTTCGCGGCCGCCGCGGCCGAATCCCGCGCCGTCGCCACCTTATAAGTCTTCGCCATATAATCGAGGCGGTCCGCCGACACATCGACCACCGTCAGCTGCCCGGCGGAAACCAGGCCGGCCTGCAGCATCCCGCGTACCAGCGCCTCGGCGATCGCGCCGCCGCCGACAAACAAAATCCGCTTATTCGTCAACATCTCTGTCCTCCCGCATCCGGCGGCCGAAAAATACTACTGCTTACTGTTCCAGGGCAGAATCGTCCTCTCCAGGCTCTCCTCGCGGCTGTTGTAAGCAACATCGACATTATTAGGCGCGCACAAAAAAATATTATTGCCGATCTTCTGGATCGTCCCACCGAGAGCATACGTCGTGCCGCTGATGAAATCGATCATCCGCTTGGCCACTTCCTTATCCGTATTCTCAAGATTGATCACCACCG encodes the following:
- the proC gene encoding pyrroline-5-carboxylate reductase, with amino-acid sequence MLTNKRILFVGGGAIAEALVRGMLQAGLVSAGQLTVVDVSADRLDYMAKTYKVATARDSAAAAAKADVLFLTVKPQVIGEVLTVLSPAVAKTTLVVSVAAGVTLATLEDKLPETPVIRVMPNTPVAVGAGMSALALGRHASDKDGEVAAALFAAVGRVVTVKEDAMDAVTGLSGSGPAFAYVMIDALADAGVRVGLPRQTAITLAAQTLYGAAKMVLETGEHPAKLRDMVTSPAGTTIAGVHTLEQKGVRAALMDAVVAATERSREMGQKHK